In the Microtus pennsylvanicus isolate mMicPen1 chromosome 6, mMicPen1.hap1, whole genome shotgun sequence genome, one interval contains:
- the Zdhhc1 gene encoding palmitoyltransferase ZDHHC1 isoform X1 yields MPVIPVLRGKRQAVKTSYGYIMNICNKPSNKTAPEKSVWTAPSQDSGPSPELQGQRSRRNGWSWPPHPLQIVAWLLYLFFAVIGFGVLVPLLPHPWVPAGYACMGAIFAGHLVVHLTAVSIDPADANVRDKSYSGPLPIFNRSQHAHVIEDLHCNLCDVDVSARSKHCSACNKCVCGFDHHCKWLNNCVGERNYRLFLHSVASALLGVLLLVLVATYVFVEFFVNPMQLRTNQHFEVLKNHTDVWFVFLPAAPVETQAPAILALAALLILLGLLSTALLGHLLCFHIYLMWHKLTTYEYIVQHRPAQEAKETHKELESCPRKMRPIQEMEFYLRNFSHVRPEPSGQARPAALNANPSQFLATQGQVEPPLPSSDTLALPPRIQPQKKRKRRVYRLPRSGVLDLEPPLPRLRETGTPGRHSSSSSDSTSASPGAYYSASAESMEEIPVAQTRLGSAALGAPGARGRESGLALQARSPAVFVSPSSGEPGSPGGSEDGLP; encoded by the exons atgcctgtaatcccagtactcagagggaagaggcaggcggTTAAGACCAGCtatggctacata ATGAACATCTGCAACAAACCCTCCAACAAGACAGCCCCTGAGAAGAGCGTGTGGACAGCGCCCTCCCAGGACAGTGGCCCTTCCCCAGAACTGCAGGGCCAGCGGTCTCGCCGGAATGGATGGAGCTGGCCCCCCCACCCGCTGCAGATTGTGGCCTGGCTGCTCTACCTCTTCTTCGCTGTGATTGGCTTTGGGGTGCTTGTTCCCCTCCTGCCTCACCCCTGGGTGCCTGCTGGCTATGCC TGCATGGGTGCCATCTTTGCTGGCCACCTGGTGGTGCACCTGACTGCTGTCTCCATCGATCCAGCCGATGCCAATGTGCGGGACAAGAGCTATTCTGGGCCCCTGCCCATCTTCAACCGCAGCCAGCATGCACACGTCATCGAGGACCTGCACTGTAACCTCTGCGACGTGGACGT GAGTGCGCGATCCAAACACTGCAGCGCCTGTAACAAGTGCGTTTGCGGCTTCGACCATCATTGCAAGTGGCTCAACAACTGCGTGGGCGAGAGGAACTATCG GCTCTTTCTACACAGTGTGGCATCTGCTTTATTGGGTGTtctgctcctggtgctggtggccACATATGTCTTCGTGGAGTTCTTTGTCAACCCCATGCAGCTTCGTACCAACCAACACTTTGAAG TCTTGAAGAATCACACAGATGTGTGGTTTGTGTTCTTGCCTGCTGCCCCTGTGGAGACCCAGGCTCCTGCCATcctggccctggctgccctaCTCATCCTCCTAGGCCTGCTTTCTACGGCCCTGCTCGGCCACCTGCTCTGCTTCCACATTTATCTAA TGTGGCACAAGCTTACCACCTATGAGTACATCGTGCAGCACCGCCCAGCCCAGGAAGCAAAGGAGACCCACAAGGAGCTTGAGTCGTGCCCCCGCAAGATGCGGCCCATTCAG GAGATGGAGTTTTATCTGAGGAACTTCAGCCATGTGCGTCCAGAGCCCTCTGGCCAGGCCAGGCCGGCAGCATTAAATGCCAA TCCTTCCCAGTTTCTTGCCACCCAAGGCCAAGTGgaaccaccactgccctcctCAGACACACTGGCTCTGCCGCCACGGATCCAACCCCAG aAAAAAAGGAAGCGGCGTGTGTATAGATTGCCAAGGTCTGGGGTCTTGGACCTGGAGCCGCCGCTGCCCAGGTTACGGG AGACTGGGACCCCTGGCCGCCACTCCAGCTCTTCGTCGGATTCCACCAGTGCCAGCCCAGGCGCTTACTACTCCGCATCAGCCGAGTCCATGGAAGAGATTCCAGTGGCCCAGACACGCCTGGGCAGTGCCGCGCTGGGCGCCCCAGGAGCCAGGGGCCGAGAGTCTGGGCTGGCGCTGCAGGCACGTTCGCCGGCCGTGTTTGTGAGCCCGAGCAGCGGCGAGCCCGGGTCACCTGGCGGCAGTGAAGATGGCCTGCCTTAG
- the Zdhhc1 gene encoding palmitoyltransferase ZDHHC1 isoform X3 has product MPVIPVLRGKRQAVKTSYGYIMNICNKPSNKTAPEKSVWTAPSQDSGPSPELQGQRSRRNGWSWPPHPLQIVAWLLYLFFAVIGFGVLVPLLPHPWVPAGYACMGAIFAGHLVVHLTAVSIDPADANVRDKSYSGPLPIFNRSQHAHVIEDLHCNLCDVDVSARSKHCSACNKCVCGFDHHCKWLNNCVGERNYRLFLHSVASALLGVLLLVLVATYVFVEFFVNPMQLRTNQHFEVLKNHTDVWFVFLPAAPVETQAPAILALAALLILLGLLSTALLGHLLCFHIYLMWHKLTTYEYIVQHRPAQEAKETHKELESCPRKMRPIQEMEFYLRNFSHVRPEPSGQARPAALNAKKKGSGVCIDCQGLGSWTWSRRCPGYGRLGPLAATPALRRIPPVPAQALTTPHQPSPWKRFQWPRHAWAVPRWAPQEPGAESLGWRCRHVRRPCL; this is encoded by the exons atgcctgtaatcccagtactcagagggaagaggcaggcggTTAAGACCAGCtatggctacata ATGAACATCTGCAACAAACCCTCCAACAAGACAGCCCCTGAGAAGAGCGTGTGGACAGCGCCCTCCCAGGACAGTGGCCCTTCCCCAGAACTGCAGGGCCAGCGGTCTCGCCGGAATGGATGGAGCTGGCCCCCCCACCCGCTGCAGATTGTGGCCTGGCTGCTCTACCTCTTCTTCGCTGTGATTGGCTTTGGGGTGCTTGTTCCCCTCCTGCCTCACCCCTGGGTGCCTGCTGGCTATGCC TGCATGGGTGCCATCTTTGCTGGCCACCTGGTGGTGCACCTGACTGCTGTCTCCATCGATCCAGCCGATGCCAATGTGCGGGACAAGAGCTATTCTGGGCCCCTGCCCATCTTCAACCGCAGCCAGCATGCACACGTCATCGAGGACCTGCACTGTAACCTCTGCGACGTGGACGT GAGTGCGCGATCCAAACACTGCAGCGCCTGTAACAAGTGCGTTTGCGGCTTCGACCATCATTGCAAGTGGCTCAACAACTGCGTGGGCGAGAGGAACTATCG GCTCTTTCTACACAGTGTGGCATCTGCTTTATTGGGTGTtctgctcctggtgctggtggccACATATGTCTTCGTGGAGTTCTTTGTCAACCCCATGCAGCTTCGTACCAACCAACACTTTGAAG TCTTGAAGAATCACACAGATGTGTGGTTTGTGTTCTTGCCTGCTGCCCCTGTGGAGACCCAGGCTCCTGCCATcctggccctggctgccctaCTCATCCTCCTAGGCCTGCTTTCTACGGCCCTGCTCGGCCACCTGCTCTGCTTCCACATTTATCTAA TGTGGCACAAGCTTACCACCTATGAGTACATCGTGCAGCACCGCCCAGCCCAGGAAGCAAAGGAGACCCACAAGGAGCTTGAGTCGTGCCCCCGCAAGATGCGGCCCATTCAG GAGATGGAGTTTTATCTGAGGAACTTCAGCCATGTGCGTCCAGAGCCCTCTGGCCAGGCCAGGCCGGCAGCATTAAATGCCAA aAAAAAAGGAAGCGGCGTGTGTATAGATTGCCAAGGTCTGGGGTCTTGGACCTGGAGCCGCCGCTGCCCAGGTTACGGG AGACTGGGACCCCTGGCCGCCACTCCAGCTCTTCGTCGGATTCCACCAGTGCCAGCCCAGGCGCTTACTACTCCGCATCAGCCGAGTCCATGGAAGAGATTCCAGTGGCCCAGACACGCCTGGGCAGTGCCGCGCTGGGCGCCCCAGGAGCCAGGGGCCGAGAGTCTGGGCTGGCGCTGCAGGCACGTTCGCCGGCCGTGTTTGTGA
- the Zdhhc1 gene encoding palmitoyltransferase ZDHHC1 isoform X4, whose product MPVIPVLRGKRQAVKTSYGYIMNICNKPSNKTAPEKSVWTAPSQDSGPSPELQGQRSRRNGWSWPPHPLQIVAWLLYLFFAVIGFGVLVPLLPHPWVPAGYACMGAIFAGHLVVHLTAVSIDPADANVRDKSYSGPLPIFNRSQHAHVIEDLHCNLCDVDVSARSKHCSACNKCVCGFDHHCKWLNNCVGERNYRLFLHSVASALLGVLLLVLVATYVFVEFFVNPMQLRTNQHFEVLKNHTDVWFVFLPAAPVETQAPAILALAALLILLGLLSTALLGHLLCFHIYLMWHKLTTYEYIVQHRPAQEAKETHKELESCPRKMRPIQEMEFYLRNFSHVRPEPSGQARPAALNAKDWDPWPPLQLFVGFHQCQPRRLLLRISRVHGRDSSGPDTPGQCRAGRPRSQGPRVWAGAAGTFAGRVCEPEQRRARVTWRQ is encoded by the exons atgcctgtaatcccagtactcagagggaagaggcaggcggTTAAGACCAGCtatggctacata ATGAACATCTGCAACAAACCCTCCAACAAGACAGCCCCTGAGAAGAGCGTGTGGACAGCGCCCTCCCAGGACAGTGGCCCTTCCCCAGAACTGCAGGGCCAGCGGTCTCGCCGGAATGGATGGAGCTGGCCCCCCCACCCGCTGCAGATTGTGGCCTGGCTGCTCTACCTCTTCTTCGCTGTGATTGGCTTTGGGGTGCTTGTTCCCCTCCTGCCTCACCCCTGGGTGCCTGCTGGCTATGCC TGCATGGGTGCCATCTTTGCTGGCCACCTGGTGGTGCACCTGACTGCTGTCTCCATCGATCCAGCCGATGCCAATGTGCGGGACAAGAGCTATTCTGGGCCCCTGCCCATCTTCAACCGCAGCCAGCATGCACACGTCATCGAGGACCTGCACTGTAACCTCTGCGACGTGGACGT GAGTGCGCGATCCAAACACTGCAGCGCCTGTAACAAGTGCGTTTGCGGCTTCGACCATCATTGCAAGTGGCTCAACAACTGCGTGGGCGAGAGGAACTATCG GCTCTTTCTACACAGTGTGGCATCTGCTTTATTGGGTGTtctgctcctggtgctggtggccACATATGTCTTCGTGGAGTTCTTTGTCAACCCCATGCAGCTTCGTACCAACCAACACTTTGAAG TCTTGAAGAATCACACAGATGTGTGGTTTGTGTTCTTGCCTGCTGCCCCTGTGGAGACCCAGGCTCCTGCCATcctggccctggctgccctaCTCATCCTCCTAGGCCTGCTTTCTACGGCCCTGCTCGGCCACCTGCTCTGCTTCCACATTTATCTAA TGTGGCACAAGCTTACCACCTATGAGTACATCGTGCAGCACCGCCCAGCCCAGGAAGCAAAGGAGACCCACAAGGAGCTTGAGTCGTGCCCCCGCAAGATGCGGCCCATTCAG GAGATGGAGTTTTATCTGAGGAACTTCAGCCATGTGCGTCCAGAGCCCTCTGGCCAGGCCAGGCCGGCAGCATTAAATGCCAA AGACTGGGACCCCTGGCCGCCACTCCAGCTCTTCGTCGGATTCCACCAGTGCCAGCCCAGGCGCTTACTACTCCGCATCAGCCGAGTCCATGGAAGAGATTCCAGTGGCCCAGACACGCCTGGGCAGTGCCGCGCTGGGCGCCCCAGGAGCCAGGGGCCGAGAGTCTGGGCTGGCGCTGCAGGCACGTTCGCCGGCCGTGTTTGTGAGCCCGAGCAGCGGCGAGCCCGGGTCACCTGGCGGCAGTGA
- the Zdhhc1 gene encoding palmitoyltransferase ZDHHC1 isoform X6 produces MNICNKPSNKTAPEKSVWTAPSQDSGPSPELQGQRSRRNGWSWPPHPLQIVAWLLYLFFAVIGFGVLVPLLPHPWVPAGYACMGAIFAGHLVVHLTAVSIDPADANVRDKSYSGPLPIFNRSQHAHVIEDLHCNLCDVDVSARSKHCSACNKCVCGFDHHCKWLNNCVGERNYRLFLHSVASALLGVLLLVLVATYVFVEFFVNPMQLRTNQHFEVLKNHTDVWFVFLPAAPVETQAPAILALAALLILLGLLSTALLGHLLCFHIYLMWHKLTTYEYIVQHRPAQEAKETHKELESCPRKMRPIQEMEFYLRNFSHVRPEPSGQARPAALNAKDWDPWPPLQLFVGFHQCQPRRLLLRISRVHGRDSSGPDTPGQCRAGRPRSQGPRVWAGAAGTFAGRVCEPEQRRARVTWRQ; encoded by the exons ATGAACATCTGCAACAAACCCTCCAACAAGACAGCCCCTGAGAAGAGCGTGTGGACAGCGCCCTCCCAGGACAGTGGCCCTTCCCCAGAACTGCAGGGCCAGCGGTCTCGCCGGAATGGATGGAGCTGGCCCCCCCACCCGCTGCAGATTGTGGCCTGGCTGCTCTACCTCTTCTTCGCTGTGATTGGCTTTGGGGTGCTTGTTCCCCTCCTGCCTCACCCCTGGGTGCCTGCTGGCTATGCC TGCATGGGTGCCATCTTTGCTGGCCACCTGGTGGTGCACCTGACTGCTGTCTCCATCGATCCAGCCGATGCCAATGTGCGGGACAAGAGCTATTCTGGGCCCCTGCCCATCTTCAACCGCAGCCAGCATGCACACGTCATCGAGGACCTGCACTGTAACCTCTGCGACGTGGACGT GAGTGCGCGATCCAAACACTGCAGCGCCTGTAACAAGTGCGTTTGCGGCTTCGACCATCATTGCAAGTGGCTCAACAACTGCGTGGGCGAGAGGAACTATCG GCTCTTTCTACACAGTGTGGCATCTGCTTTATTGGGTGTtctgctcctggtgctggtggccACATATGTCTTCGTGGAGTTCTTTGTCAACCCCATGCAGCTTCGTACCAACCAACACTTTGAAG TCTTGAAGAATCACACAGATGTGTGGTTTGTGTTCTTGCCTGCTGCCCCTGTGGAGACCCAGGCTCCTGCCATcctggccctggctgccctaCTCATCCTCCTAGGCCTGCTTTCTACGGCCCTGCTCGGCCACCTGCTCTGCTTCCACATTTATCTAA TGTGGCACAAGCTTACCACCTATGAGTACATCGTGCAGCACCGCCCAGCCCAGGAAGCAAAGGAGACCCACAAGGAGCTTGAGTCGTGCCCCCGCAAGATGCGGCCCATTCAG GAGATGGAGTTTTATCTGAGGAACTTCAGCCATGTGCGTCCAGAGCCCTCTGGCCAGGCCAGGCCGGCAGCATTAAATGCCAA AGACTGGGACCCCTGGCCGCCACTCCAGCTCTTCGTCGGATTCCACCAGTGCCAGCCCAGGCGCTTACTACTCCGCATCAGCCGAGTCCATGGAAGAGATTCCAGTGGCCCAGACACGCCTGGGCAGTGCCGCGCTGGGCGCCCCAGGAGCCAGGGGCCGAGAGTCTGGGCTGGCGCTGCAGGCACGTTCGCCGGCCGTGTTTGTGAGCCCGAGCAGCGGCGAGCCCGGGTCACCTGGCGGCAGTGA
- the Zdhhc1 gene encoding palmitoyltransferase ZDHHC1 isoform X2, with amino-acid sequence MNICNKPSNKTAPEKSVWTAPSQDSGPSPELQGQRSRRNGWSWPPHPLQIVAWLLYLFFAVIGFGVLVPLLPHPWVPAGYACMGAIFAGHLVVHLTAVSIDPADANVRDKSYSGPLPIFNRSQHAHVIEDLHCNLCDVDVSARSKHCSACNKCVCGFDHHCKWLNNCVGERNYRLFLHSVASALLGVLLLVLVATYVFVEFFVNPMQLRTNQHFEVLKNHTDVWFVFLPAAPVETQAPAILALAALLILLGLLSTALLGHLLCFHIYLMWHKLTTYEYIVQHRPAQEAKETHKELESCPRKMRPIQEMEFYLRNFSHVRPEPSGQARPAALNANPSQFLATQGQVEPPLPSSDTLALPPRIQPQKKRKRRVYRLPRSGVLDLEPPLPRLRETGTPGRHSSSSSDSTSASPGAYYSASAESMEEIPVAQTRLGSAALGAPGARGRESGLALQARSPAVFVSPSSGEPGSPGGSEDGLP; translated from the exons ATGAACATCTGCAACAAACCCTCCAACAAGACAGCCCCTGAGAAGAGCGTGTGGACAGCGCCCTCCCAGGACAGTGGCCCTTCCCCAGAACTGCAGGGCCAGCGGTCTCGCCGGAATGGATGGAGCTGGCCCCCCCACCCGCTGCAGATTGTGGCCTGGCTGCTCTACCTCTTCTTCGCTGTGATTGGCTTTGGGGTGCTTGTTCCCCTCCTGCCTCACCCCTGGGTGCCTGCTGGCTATGCC TGCATGGGTGCCATCTTTGCTGGCCACCTGGTGGTGCACCTGACTGCTGTCTCCATCGATCCAGCCGATGCCAATGTGCGGGACAAGAGCTATTCTGGGCCCCTGCCCATCTTCAACCGCAGCCAGCATGCACACGTCATCGAGGACCTGCACTGTAACCTCTGCGACGTGGACGT GAGTGCGCGATCCAAACACTGCAGCGCCTGTAACAAGTGCGTTTGCGGCTTCGACCATCATTGCAAGTGGCTCAACAACTGCGTGGGCGAGAGGAACTATCG GCTCTTTCTACACAGTGTGGCATCTGCTTTATTGGGTGTtctgctcctggtgctggtggccACATATGTCTTCGTGGAGTTCTTTGTCAACCCCATGCAGCTTCGTACCAACCAACACTTTGAAG TCTTGAAGAATCACACAGATGTGTGGTTTGTGTTCTTGCCTGCTGCCCCTGTGGAGACCCAGGCTCCTGCCATcctggccctggctgccctaCTCATCCTCCTAGGCCTGCTTTCTACGGCCCTGCTCGGCCACCTGCTCTGCTTCCACATTTATCTAA TGTGGCACAAGCTTACCACCTATGAGTACATCGTGCAGCACCGCCCAGCCCAGGAAGCAAAGGAGACCCACAAGGAGCTTGAGTCGTGCCCCCGCAAGATGCGGCCCATTCAG GAGATGGAGTTTTATCTGAGGAACTTCAGCCATGTGCGTCCAGAGCCCTCTGGCCAGGCCAGGCCGGCAGCATTAAATGCCAA TCCTTCCCAGTTTCTTGCCACCCAAGGCCAAGTGgaaccaccactgccctcctCAGACACACTGGCTCTGCCGCCACGGATCCAACCCCAG aAAAAAAGGAAGCGGCGTGTGTATAGATTGCCAAGGTCTGGGGTCTTGGACCTGGAGCCGCCGCTGCCCAGGTTACGGG AGACTGGGACCCCTGGCCGCCACTCCAGCTCTTCGTCGGATTCCACCAGTGCCAGCCCAGGCGCTTACTACTCCGCATCAGCCGAGTCCATGGAAGAGATTCCAGTGGCCCAGACACGCCTGGGCAGTGCCGCGCTGGGCGCCCCAGGAGCCAGGGGCCGAGAGTCTGGGCTGGCGCTGCAGGCACGTTCGCCGGCCGTGTTTGTGAGCCCGAGCAGCGGCGAGCCCGGGTCACCTGGCGGCAGTGAAGATGGCCTGCCTTAG
- the Zdhhc1 gene encoding palmitoyltransferase ZDHHC1 isoform X5: protein MNICNKPSNKTAPEKSVWTAPSQDSGPSPELQGQRSRRNGWSWPPHPLQIVAWLLYLFFAVIGFGVLVPLLPHPWVPAGYACMGAIFAGHLVVHLTAVSIDPADANVRDKSYSGPLPIFNRSQHAHVIEDLHCNLCDVDVSARSKHCSACNKCVCGFDHHCKWLNNCVGERNYRLFLHSVASALLGVLLLVLVATYVFVEFFVNPMQLRTNQHFEVLKNHTDVWFVFLPAAPVETQAPAILALAALLILLGLLSTALLGHLLCFHIYLMWHKLTTYEYIVQHRPAQEAKETHKELESCPRKMRPIQEMEFYLRNFSHVRPEPSGQARPAALNAKKKGSGVCIDCQGLGSWTWSRRCPGYGRLGPLAATPALRRIPPVPAQALTTPHQPSPWKRFQWPRHAWAVPRWAPQEPGAESLGWRCRHVRRPCL from the exons ATGAACATCTGCAACAAACCCTCCAACAAGACAGCCCCTGAGAAGAGCGTGTGGACAGCGCCCTCCCAGGACAGTGGCCCTTCCCCAGAACTGCAGGGCCAGCGGTCTCGCCGGAATGGATGGAGCTGGCCCCCCCACCCGCTGCAGATTGTGGCCTGGCTGCTCTACCTCTTCTTCGCTGTGATTGGCTTTGGGGTGCTTGTTCCCCTCCTGCCTCACCCCTGGGTGCCTGCTGGCTATGCC TGCATGGGTGCCATCTTTGCTGGCCACCTGGTGGTGCACCTGACTGCTGTCTCCATCGATCCAGCCGATGCCAATGTGCGGGACAAGAGCTATTCTGGGCCCCTGCCCATCTTCAACCGCAGCCAGCATGCACACGTCATCGAGGACCTGCACTGTAACCTCTGCGACGTGGACGT GAGTGCGCGATCCAAACACTGCAGCGCCTGTAACAAGTGCGTTTGCGGCTTCGACCATCATTGCAAGTGGCTCAACAACTGCGTGGGCGAGAGGAACTATCG GCTCTTTCTACACAGTGTGGCATCTGCTTTATTGGGTGTtctgctcctggtgctggtggccACATATGTCTTCGTGGAGTTCTTTGTCAACCCCATGCAGCTTCGTACCAACCAACACTTTGAAG TCTTGAAGAATCACACAGATGTGTGGTTTGTGTTCTTGCCTGCTGCCCCTGTGGAGACCCAGGCTCCTGCCATcctggccctggctgccctaCTCATCCTCCTAGGCCTGCTTTCTACGGCCCTGCTCGGCCACCTGCTCTGCTTCCACATTTATCTAA TGTGGCACAAGCTTACCACCTATGAGTACATCGTGCAGCACCGCCCAGCCCAGGAAGCAAAGGAGACCCACAAGGAGCTTGAGTCGTGCCCCCGCAAGATGCGGCCCATTCAG GAGATGGAGTTTTATCTGAGGAACTTCAGCCATGTGCGTCCAGAGCCCTCTGGCCAGGCCAGGCCGGCAGCATTAAATGCCAA aAAAAAAGGAAGCGGCGTGTGTATAGATTGCCAAGGTCTGGGGTCTTGGACCTGGAGCCGCCGCTGCCCAGGTTACGGG AGACTGGGACCCCTGGCCGCCACTCCAGCTCTTCGTCGGATTCCACCAGTGCCAGCCCAGGCGCTTACTACTCCGCATCAGCCGAGTCCATGGAAGAGATTCCAGTGGCCCAGACACGCCTGGGCAGTGCCGCGCTGGGCGCCCCAGGAGCCAGGGGCCGAGAGTCTGGGCTGGCGCTGCAGGCACGTTCGCCGGCCGTGTTTGTGA
- the Tppp3 gene encoding tubulin polymerization-promoting protein family member 3 isoform X1, with protein sequence MVTEKQGIIPRSRPGCSPVREPAGSGAVEPPGLQHLSISSWVLSIRRHTQEQPRDRSRVGMAASTDVAGLEESFRKFAIHGDPKASGQEMNGKNWAKLCKDCKVADGKAVTGTDVDIVFSKVKAKSARVINYEEFKKALEELATKRFKGKSKEEAFDAICQLVAGKEPANLGVTKAKTGGAVDRLTDTSKYTGSHKERFDESGKGKGIAGRQDILDDSGYVSAYKNAGTYDAKVKK encoded by the exons ATGGTGACCGAGAAACAAGGGATAATACCACGGAGCCGCCCCGGTTGCAGTCCCGTCCGGGAGCCGGCAGGGAGCGGAGCTGTGGAGCCTCCTGGTCTCCAGCATCTGTCGATTAGTTCCTGGGTCCTGTCTATCCGAAGGCACACTCAGGAGCAGCCACGAGATAGAAGCCG GGTtggcatggcagcaagcaccgATGTAGCTGGGCTGGAGGAGAGTTTCCGAAAGTTTGCCATCCATGGCGACCCCAAGGCCAGCGGACAAGAGATGAACGGCAAGAACTGGGCCAAGCTGTGCAAGGACTGTAAGGTGGCTGACGGAAAGGCTGTGACGGGTACAGATGTGGACATCGTCTTCTCCAAAGTCAA GGCAAAGTCGGCTAGAGTCATCAACTATGAGGAGTTCAAGAAGGCCCTGGAAGAGCTGGCAACCAAGAGGTTCAAGGGAAAGAGCAAGGAAGAGGCCTTTGATGCCATCTGCCAGCTGGTAGCAGGCAAGGAACCAGCCAATCTGGGTGTCACC aaagcaaaaacagGAGGTGCTGTGGACCGGCTGACTGACACCAGTAAGTACACAGGTTCCCACAAAGAACGCTTCGATGAGAGTGGCAAGGGCAAGGGTATTGCTGGACGGCAGGACATCCTGGATGACAGTGGCTACGTGAGCGCCTACAAGAATGCCGGCACTTATGATGCCAAGGTGAAGAAGTGA
- the Tppp3 gene encoding tubulin polymerization-promoting protein family member 3 isoform X2, whose product MAASTDVAGLEESFRKFAIHGDPKASGQEMNGKNWAKLCKDCKVADGKAVTGTDVDIVFSKVKAKSARVINYEEFKKALEELATKRFKGKSKEEAFDAICQLVAGKEPANLGVTKAKTGGAVDRLTDTSKYTGSHKERFDESGKGKGIAGRQDILDDSGYVSAYKNAGTYDAKVKK is encoded by the exons atggcagcaagcaccgATGTAGCTGGGCTGGAGGAGAGTTTCCGAAAGTTTGCCATCCATGGCGACCCCAAGGCCAGCGGACAAGAGATGAACGGCAAGAACTGGGCCAAGCTGTGCAAGGACTGTAAGGTGGCTGACGGAAAGGCTGTGACGGGTACAGATGTGGACATCGTCTTCTCCAAAGTCAA GGCAAAGTCGGCTAGAGTCATCAACTATGAGGAGTTCAAGAAGGCCCTGGAAGAGCTGGCAACCAAGAGGTTCAAGGGAAAGAGCAAGGAAGAGGCCTTTGATGCCATCTGCCAGCTGGTAGCAGGCAAGGAACCAGCCAATCTGGGTGTCACC aaagcaaaaacagGAGGTGCTGTGGACCGGCTGACTGACACCAGTAAGTACACAGGTTCCCACAAAGAACGCTTCGATGAGAGTGGCAAGGGCAAGGGTATTGCTGGACGGCAGGACATCCTGGATGACAGTGGCTACGTGAGCGCCTACAAGAATGCCGGCACTTATGATGCCAAGGTGAAGAAGTGA